One genomic region from Arthrobacter sp. FB24 encodes:
- a CDS encoding aldo/keto reductase family protein, with the protein MEFRYLGNSGFKISEITFGNWLTHGSQVENDVATQCVRTALDAGISTFDTADVYANTAAEKVLGEALKDERRESLEIFTKVFGPTGPKGHNDVGLSRKHIMESINGSLTRLQTDYVDLYQAHRYDYETPLEETMQAFADIVRQGKALYIGVSEWTADQIRDGHALAKDLGFQLISNQPQYSMLWRVIEAEVVPTSEELGLSQIVWSPMAQGVLSGKYRPGKPAPEGSRATDSKGGARMIERWMSDDVLSGVQQLKPIAEEAGLTMAQLSIAWVLQNKNVASAIMGASRPEQIAGNVAAAGVKLDQAIMDKIDDAIGSLAERDPAQTKSPASREA; encoded by the coding sequence ATGGAATTCAGATACCTCGGCAACAGCGGCTTCAAGATCTCCGAAATCACTTTCGGCAACTGGCTCACGCACGGCTCCCAGGTGGAGAACGACGTGGCCACCCAGTGCGTGCGGACGGCACTGGACGCGGGCATCAGCACGTTCGACACCGCGGACGTCTACGCCAACACGGCGGCGGAGAAGGTACTGGGCGAGGCCTTGAAGGACGAGCGCCGGGAGTCCCTGGAAATCTTCACCAAGGTGTTCGGCCCCACCGGACCCAAGGGCCACAATGATGTGGGGCTGTCCCGCAAGCACATCATGGAGTCCATCAACGGTTCCCTGACACGCCTCCAGACCGACTACGTGGACCTTTACCAGGCCCACCGCTACGACTACGAGACGCCGCTGGAAGAAACCATGCAGGCGTTCGCGGACATTGTCCGGCAGGGCAAGGCACTGTACATCGGCGTCAGCGAATGGACGGCGGACCAGATCAGGGACGGCCACGCCCTCGCCAAGGACCTGGGGTTCCAGCTGATCTCCAACCAGCCGCAGTACTCCATGCTGTGGCGGGTCATCGAAGCCGAAGTGGTCCCGACATCCGAAGAGCTGGGCCTGTCCCAGATCGTCTGGTCCCCCATGGCCCAGGGCGTGCTGAGCGGCAAGTACCGGCCAGGGAAGCCGGCCCCGGAAGGAAGCCGCGCCACGGACTCCAAGGGCGGCGCCCGGATGATCGAACGCTGGATGTCCGACGATGTCCTGAGCGGAGTTCAGCAGCTCAAGCCGATCGCGGAGGAGGCCGGGCTGACCATGGCCCAGTTGAGCATCGCATGGGTGCTGCAGAACAAGAACGTGGCCTCGGCGATCATGGGCGCGTCCCGTCCCGAGCAGATTGCCGGCAATGTGGCGGCCGCCGGCGTCAAGCTGGACCAGGCCATCATGGACAAGATCGACGACGCCATCGGCTCGCTGGCTGAACGGGACCCGGCCCAGACCAAGTCGCCCGCCTCCCGGGAGGCCTAG
- a CDS encoding SDR family oxidoreductase has translation MAAGDLPDLAVTGSTGQLGRLVAGILADAGLPQRLLVRDAARAPDLPGAVPVVSTYGDPVLAAASLAGVKTLFMVSAAEAEDRLQTHFAFVDAAAAAGVEHVVYTSFFGASADCTFTLGRDHYATEERIKASGMKYTLLRDNFYLDFLPLLTGEDGVIRGPAGDGVMAAVTRADIARCAAAVLGDPALHVGRTYNLTGPEDISLQRAAELLTAGTGRTVRYHNETVEEAYASRASYGAPAWQVDAWVSTYTAIANGELAGPTSDVHVLTGREPQGLAAFLEEAHHL, from the coding sequence ATGGCGGCCGGGGACCTTCCCGATCTGGCCGTCACCGGATCCACCGGGCAGCTCGGCAGGCTCGTCGCCGGGATCCTCGCCGACGCCGGACTGCCGCAGCGGCTGCTGGTGCGCGACGCCGCACGGGCGCCTGATCTTCCGGGCGCAGTGCCGGTGGTCTCCACGTACGGCGATCCGGTGCTGGCAGCGGCCTCCCTGGCGGGCGTGAAAACGCTGTTCATGGTGTCCGCCGCGGAGGCGGAGGACAGGCTCCAGACGCATTTCGCGTTCGTTGACGCGGCTGCCGCGGCCGGGGTTGAGCATGTGGTGTACACGTCCTTTTTCGGCGCGTCCGCGGACTGCACGTTCACGCTGGGCAGGGATCATTACGCCACCGAGGAGCGGATCAAGGCCTCCGGGATGAAGTACACGTTGCTGCGGGACAACTTTTACCTCGACTTCCTGCCGTTGCTCACCGGAGAAGACGGCGTCATCCGGGGCCCGGCGGGCGACGGCGTCATGGCTGCCGTGACCCGCGCGGACATCGCCCGGTGCGCCGCGGCGGTGCTGGGTGACCCGGCACTGCACGTGGGCCGGACCTATAACCTGACCGGACCGGAGGACATTTCGCTGCAGCGGGCCGCGGAGCTTCTTACCGCCGGTACCGGGCGGACTGTCAGGTACCACAATGAAACCGTGGAGGAGGCCTATGCGTCCCGCGCGTCCTACGGTGCCCCGGCCTGGCAGGTGGACGCCTGGGTAAGCACGTACACGGCCATAGCCAACGGCGAACTGGCCGGGCCGACGTCGGACGTTCATGTCCTTACGGGCAGGGAACCCCAGGGTCTCGCGGCCTTCCTCGAGGAGGCGCATCACCTCTAA
- a CDS encoding sulfite oxidase, giving the protein MTKQISRRRQSVKPAAHSGEPTHGPLTAEELQLAVRNHSMPLEALREATTPPGLHYVLTHFDIPFIDADSWHLRIGGAVQRAVEINLRALRRDPTISIPVTLECAGNGRSLLHPRPLSQPWRLEGVGTAEWTGVPLAYLLAQAGVDEDAVEVVFTGADAGIQGGVRQTYARSLPIKEAMRPDVVLAYEMNGRELPPQHGYPLRLVVPGWYGMASVKWLESIQVLTHPFEGFQQSVAYRYQKDADDAGTPVSRIKVRSLMIPPGIPDFFTRSRVLSAGPVMLTGRAWSGEGSVVRVEVGIDGKWVTAHLGHPAGPFAWCEWTLPWVADRGEHELACRATDATGSTQPLEQVWNYQGMGNNVVQRVKVSVE; this is encoded by the coding sequence ATGACGAAGCAGATTTCCCGGCGCCGTCAGTCCGTGAAGCCCGCGGCGCACTCAGGAGAGCCCACCCACGGTCCGCTCACCGCAGAGGAACTGCAGCTGGCCGTCAGGAACCATTCGATGCCATTGGAGGCCTTGCGGGAGGCCACCACACCGCCGGGGCTGCACTACGTCCTGACGCACTTCGACATCCCGTTCATTGACGCCGACTCCTGGCACCTGCGGATCGGCGGTGCCGTGCAGCGCGCCGTCGAGATCAACCTCCGGGCGCTTCGCCGGGACCCGACCATCAGCATTCCGGTCACGCTGGAGTGCGCCGGCAACGGCCGCTCGCTGCTGCATCCGCGGCCGCTGAGCCAGCCGTGGCGGCTCGAGGGCGTGGGAACGGCGGAGTGGACCGGGGTTCCGCTCGCGTACCTGCTGGCCCAGGCCGGCGTTGACGAGGACGCCGTCGAAGTGGTGTTCACCGGCGCCGACGCCGGCATCCAGGGCGGAGTCCGGCAGACGTATGCGCGCAGCCTTCCGATCAAGGAGGCGATGCGCCCCGATGTCGTCCTGGCGTATGAGATGAACGGTCGCGAGCTGCCGCCGCAGCACGGCTACCCCCTGCGCCTTGTGGTCCCTGGCTGGTACGGCATGGCCAGCGTGAAGTGGCTGGAGTCCATTCAGGTGCTGACCCATCCGTTCGAGGGATTCCAGCAGTCGGTGGCGTACCGCTACCAGAAGGACGCGGACGACGCCGGCACTCCGGTCTCCCGGATCAAGGTGCGTTCGCTGATGATTCCGCCGGGCATCCCGGACTTCTTCACCCGCAGCAGGGTCCTCTCCGCCGGCCCGGTCATGCTTACGGGCAGGGCCTGGTCCGGTGAAGGCTCCGTGGTCCGCGTGGAAGTGGGGATTGACGGGAAATGGGTGACCGCGCACCTCGGACACCCGGCGGGGCCGTTTGCCTGGTGCGAATGGACGCTGCCGTGGGTGGCGGACCGGGGCGAGCATGAGCTCGCTTGCCGGGCCACCGACGCCACGGGATCAACGCAGCCGCTGGAGCAGGTCTGGAACTACCAGGGCATGGGCAACAACGTGGTGCAGCGCGTGAAGGTGAGCGTCGAGTAG
- a CDS encoding ribose-5-phosphate isomerase produces the protein MTREGQAVGIRLILGADEAGVDYKERIMEDLRKDPRVSEIIDIGVNRSDAPEKFTTPYPYVGIAAGEMIKDGLADRAILFCGTGIGVAIAANKVEGIRAATAHDSFSVERSVLSNDCQVLTMGQRVVGVELARRLAREWLGYTFDPASASAGKVKVLSDFEGC, from the coding sequence ATGACCAGGGAAGGACAGGCCGTGGGTATCCGACTCATCCTGGGCGCCGATGAAGCCGGCGTGGACTACAAGGAACGGATCATGGAGGACCTGCGGAAGGACCCCCGGGTCAGCGAAATCATCGACATTGGCGTCAACCGCAGTGATGCCCCCGAGAAGTTCACCACCCCGTACCCGTACGTGGGGATCGCCGCCGGGGAAATGATCAAGGACGGCCTGGCCGACCGGGCCATCCTGTTCTGCGGCACCGGCATCGGCGTAGCCATCGCCGCGAACAAGGTGGAGGGAATCCGGGCAGCCACGGCCCACGACTCCTTCTCGGTGGAACGCTCGGTGCTGTCCAACGACTGCCAGGTGCTCACAATGGGCCAGCGCGTGGTGGGTGTGGAGCTCGCCCGCCGGCTCGCCCGGGAGTGGCTGGGCTACACCTTCGACCCCGCATCCGCCTCGGCGGGCAAGGTCAAGGTCCTGAGCGACTTCGAAGGCTGCTGA
- a CDS encoding dihydroxyacetone kinase family protein — MTRIFNDPSDFAEEALAGFCDVHAGLVRQVPGGAVRRQRPAKPKVAVLAGGGSGHYPAFAGLIGTGLADGAVVGNIFTSPSAQQVYAVAKAADSGAGVVFTYGNYAGDVLNFGMASERLAAEGIQVENVLVTDDVASAPPSEAEKRRGIAGDFTVFKIMGAAAEAGAGLADVVRLGRKANSLTRTIGSAFNGCTFPGAEAPLFTLKDRQMGLGLGIHGEPGLFDTELPPAKELGQEFVSRLLAETPHGAGDRIAVILNGLGSTKHEELFVLWLTVAPLLRAAGYTLVMPEVGELVTSLDMSGVSLTITWLDEELEPLWTAPAETPAYRRGNAALQSGDLMAEHASDGTAAPAAFEATEESRGYAASCLAALAAARDSLHAAEARLGDMDAVAGDGDHGRGMVRGIDAAVAAAGNALPRGAGAGAVLSAAGDAWADKAGGTSGVLWGAGLRSFGEALGNQLAPGPSELAAAVAAFSARITGLGKADIGDKTMVDALLPFTETFSRLVADGGSHAAAAEAAWAEAAAVSTAAAEATASLRPLKGRARPLAEKSVGTADPGATSLAMIFTVMGAHLAAPVPPRQPAGTPS, encoded by the coding sequence ATGACCAGAATTTTCAACGATCCGTCCGATTTCGCCGAGGAAGCCCTCGCCGGTTTCTGCGACGTCCACGCAGGCCTGGTTCGCCAGGTTCCCGGCGGGGCCGTGCGCCGCCAACGCCCTGCCAAACCCAAGGTGGCCGTCCTTGCCGGCGGCGGCTCCGGCCACTACCCGGCCTTCGCCGGCCTGATCGGTACCGGACTGGCCGACGGCGCCGTGGTGGGCAACATCTTCACCTCGCCGTCCGCGCAGCAGGTCTACGCCGTGGCGAAGGCGGCGGACTCCGGCGCGGGTGTGGTGTTCACCTACGGCAACTACGCCGGGGACGTCCTGAACTTCGGCATGGCCAGCGAACGGCTCGCCGCAGAGGGAATCCAGGTGGAAAACGTCTTGGTGACGGACGACGTCGCCAGTGCCCCGCCGTCGGAAGCGGAGAAACGCCGCGGCATCGCGGGCGACTTCACCGTCTTCAAAATCATGGGCGCCGCCGCGGAGGCGGGAGCCGGCCTGGCCGACGTCGTGCGCCTGGGCCGGAAGGCCAACAGCCTGACCCGAACCATCGGCAGTGCCTTCAACGGCTGCACGTTCCCTGGCGCCGAGGCTCCGCTGTTCACCCTCAAGGACCGTCAGATGGGTCTCGGCCTGGGCATCCACGGCGAACCCGGCCTGTTCGACACCGAACTGCCGCCCGCCAAGGAGCTGGGCCAGGAATTCGTCTCCCGGCTGTTGGCGGAGACACCGCACGGTGCGGGCGACCGCATCGCCGTCATCCTCAACGGCCTGGGCTCCACCAAGCACGAGGAACTCTTTGTCCTCTGGCTCACCGTTGCCCCGCTGCTCCGTGCCGCCGGCTACACGCTGGTCATGCCGGAGGTGGGAGAACTGGTCACCAGCCTGGACATGTCCGGTGTCTCCCTCACGATCACCTGGCTGGACGAGGAACTTGAGCCGCTGTGGACTGCGCCGGCTGAAACGCCGGCCTACCGGCGGGGCAACGCCGCCCTGCAGTCCGGCGACCTGATGGCGGAACATGCGTCAGACGGCACCGCCGCGCCCGCTGCCTTCGAAGCCACCGAAGAGTCGCGCGGCTACGCGGCCAGCTGCCTGGCGGCGCTCGCTGCCGCCCGGGACTCACTGCACGCGGCTGAAGCGAGGCTGGGGGACATGGACGCTGTCGCGGGCGATGGAGACCACGGGCGCGGGATGGTCCGCGGTATCGACGCGGCCGTGGCTGCAGCCGGGAACGCCTTGCCCCGCGGTGCCGGAGCAGGCGCGGTTCTTTCGGCCGCCGGGGACGCCTGGGCTGACAAGGCAGGCGGAACCTCCGGCGTGCTGTGGGGTGCAGGCCTGCGGTCCTTCGGCGAAGCCCTCGGCAACCAGCTGGCTCCGGGACCTTCGGAACTGGCCGCGGCTGTCGCGGCATTCTCGGCACGGATCACCGGCCTCGGCAAGGCGGACATCGGGGACAAGACCATGGTGGACGCCCTGCTGCCCTTCACAGAGACGTTCAGCCGGCTGGTGGCCGACGGCGGCAGCCACGCGGCGGCAGCCGAAGCGGCATGGGCCGAAGCCGCTGCGGTGTCCACGGCGGCAGCGGAAGCCACCGCCTCCCTGCGGCCGCTCAAAGGCCGCGCCCGGCCCCTCGCGGAAAAGAGCGTTGGCACGGCGGACCCCGGTGCCACATCACTGGCCATGATCTTCACCGTGATGGGGGCGCACCTTGCAGCGCCGGTTCCACCCCGCCAGCCCGCCGGAACACCGTCATGA
- a CDS encoding SDR family NAD(P)-dependent oxidoreductase, with product MSTTIQRTAVLTGATSDRGIGITTARRYANQGWAVVILDLDGEKSAKVAAEIGNEFNVPAFGHEIDVANEGSVNAAYAAVAAEVAAGNLPPVGALANIAGITSPVPFLETTLELWHKVMDVNATGTYLVTKAFLPDMIASGWGRIVNMSSVSAQRGGGVFGKVPYSAAKAAILGFTKALAREIGATGVTVNAITPGAVDTNIRVGSTEEQEAAINAGIPLGRNATTEEIAAVITFLSSEESAYLTGTTIDINGGSHIH from the coding sequence ATGAGCACCACCATCCAGCGCACCGCCGTCCTCACGGGGGCCACTTCGGACCGCGGCATCGGCATCACCACCGCACGCCGCTACGCCAACCAGGGCTGGGCGGTGGTGATCCTGGACCTCGACGGCGAGAAATCCGCCAAGGTCGCCGCCGAAATCGGCAACGAGTTCAACGTCCCCGCCTTCGGCCACGAGATCGACGTCGCCAATGAGGGCTCCGTCAACGCCGCCTATGCAGCCGTCGCCGCAGAAGTCGCCGCCGGCAACCTTCCCCCCGTGGGCGCGCTGGCCAACATTGCCGGCATCACCTCGCCGGTGCCGTTCCTGGAAACCACCCTGGAGCTCTGGCACAAGGTGATGGACGTCAACGCCACCGGAACCTACCTGGTCACCAAGGCCTTCCTGCCGGACATGATTGCCAGCGGCTGGGGCCGGATTGTGAACATGTCCTCCGTCTCCGCGCAGCGCGGCGGCGGCGTCTTCGGCAAGGTCCCCTACTCCGCCGCCAAGGCAGCCATCCTGGGCTTCACCAAGGCGCTCGCCCGCGAAATCGGCGCCACCGGCGTGACCGTCAACGCGATCACCCCGGGCGCCGTGGACACCAACATCCGCGTGGGCAGCACCGAGGAGCAGGAGGCCGCCATCAACGCCGGCATCCCCCTGGGCCGCAACGCCACCACCGAGGAAATCGCCGCCGTCATCACATTCCTGTCCTCCGAGGAATCGGCCTACCTCACGGGAACCACCATCGACATCAACGGCGGAAGCCACATCCACTAG